In Thermobaculum terrenum ATCC BAA-798, the DNA window CTACGATACCCCAGAGGATCTTGAGAAGGCTGTCATCGACAAGGTTCGCTCTAGGATACCCAAATATAGCGAGAACCCTTCCCAACCTATTATTCACGTTACACTGAGCGGCAGTCTCAGGTTCTCGGAAGAACTCCTGGCACTTAAGAATCTACAGGAAAAGATCTACGAAGAGGTGAATCCTCTGACAGTACAGATTAAGAACAACACCCTCCCAAGCGGTTACTCTCCAGACGTGCCTTTGGATAGCACTGGGCAGATAGATCGAAGATCTCTTGAGCTAGAGGTTTTTGAGTCCCTTATTCAAGATTACCCTGCTTTCAAGGACAAAAGACGTACATGGGTCGAGAGCATACAGAAGATTAAAGATCGGGCATTACTCAATGCCCCTCCCGAGGAGATAATAACTATCATAGAAGAAGCTCTGAGGGAGGATTCTTCCCGACAAGACAATATAGACAATCAAGAAGCAATGATCTAGAGCCATGAAGATACTTAAGCTGCACCTAACAAACATAAAAAGCTACGACAACACCACCATTGAGTTTGAGCCCGGCACAAACTCCATACACGGCGAGAATGGCGCTGGCAAGACTACTATCCTTGAGGCTATCGGGTGGGCACTGTTTGACTTCCTACCCTATAGCCAAGATGAATTCCTACGGGAAGGTGCTAAATATGGCACTGTCTCCGTCACGTTTGTACCTCCCGATGGCAGAGAGTACCAGGTAATAAGACAAATCAAGAAGTCTCCTCCATGGTACGTATTAGATCTGGAAACTGGTTATCGCGTAGCAGAAGGCAGTGCTGACGTCAAGGAATGGCTCAAGAAGGTTATGGGACTACAAGATGAGATGGATCTAGGGGAGATATTCGAGAACGCAGTGGGTGTTCCCCAAGGGGCGTTATACGCACCGTTCCTTATGACCTCAAGCAAGCGCAAAGATACTTTTAATGCCATGCTTCATCTGGAAGAATACAAGACTGCTTTCGATAACCTCAGGGAGACCGATAGATACATCCAAGATCAGCTGCTAGCCCTGGGGAATCGGCAGGAAACCCTCAAGGTCTTCAGAGACAGGATCCCTGAGCTCGAGGAAAAGATACATGGACTTGCAAACGAAAATAACAGAATAGATGATGAGCTAAGAGCATGCGAGAATGATCTGGCATCTGTACGCGAGATCAAGCGGCAACTGGAACAAAAACAAAAACAAATCGAAGCTCTTGAAGGCGAACATAGACGACACGAGGAGCGCATTAATAGCTTGCGGGATCATCTAGCCAAAGCCCGGCAAGATTTGGAGCGAAGCAAACAGGCGCGGGATATCCTGTTGAGAACACGCGAAGGGCACTTGGCATACGAGAGAGCCGTGCAGGAGAGAAGAGAGCTCGAGCCGCAGCTCGAAACCTACCGACAACTTTGCCAAAACCTACAACTTCGTCAATCCGACAGAAATCATCTCAATGCTGAGATAAAGGAAAAGCAAGCAGAGCTAAACAATGCTCTCAGCGCTCAGGAAATATTGCCGCGTCTACAGTCAAAGGTAGATGAGCTTAGGAAGATTCAAAAAGAGCATCAGCAACTCACCATTGAGGTAAGCCAGCTTAGGGCGCTAGAGACAAGACATGCAGATATTACTCAAAAGCTTTCCTCTTTAGATGCAGAACTCAAGAGTTGTAAACAGACTATTCAAGTCATCGAGCAAAAGCGCCCGCTAGCCGAGAAGCTTCCGGCGCTGAGAAAAGAGTATGATAGCGTTCAGAGCCAGCTATCAGCAGCTGAAGGAGCCAAAGAGAAGCTAAATGACCTCAGAAAGAAATACTCCAGTATAGAAAAGGAAATCGTCACTCTTAGTGCAGAAATCACCAAGTTGGAATCAGAAATCTCCTCCATAGAATTGCTGCAAAAGGAGTCAGCAAACCTGCTCCAACTACGTAACCGTAAAAACCTGCTGCAAGAGCGCCAGAAAGAGATGGAGATAAAGATATCCAAGCTTGAGCAGAGGCTAGAGTTAGATGTACCCTACTGCCCACTCAACAGGGATGACTGCCTGCATATACAGCAGGGAGAAAGAAGCTGCGACTTGCTCTCACAGCAAATTCAAGAGGCTAAATCTGAGCTTGAAACCATAATCCAGGATCTGCAAAGCACGGAGCAATCGATTCAGCACGCGGAAGCAGCGCAAGCCAAGCTATTTGAGGCTGAGAAAGCTAAAGCCGCCTATGATCCTAAGCTGTATAACCTGCAAATCAGGCAGCAAGAGAAAGCGACTCTGGAGAAGGATCTAAGGGAGCTAATCAATCAGGTGGAACAGATACCTAGCCTCCAGAGCAGCTTCGAGCACATTAAGTCCGAGGTCGAAGCTGCAGAGCAGGCGGATAAAGAATTCCACAAACTACCTGTTATAGAGGAGAAGATTTCTAATCTCACAAGACAAATAGAAGAGCTGAGGGAAGAACAAAAGCAGATCACAGAGCAGATCAAAGATCTGTCTTCTAAGAAACAGCTCGTTGACAAACTGGAAAAGCGGCTTCAAGACAAAGACACTTTTGAAGAGAAGCTAACAAAGGCCAAATTATTGGTCGAACATTTACCTGAAACTCGTGCATCACTGGAAAGCCTGAAAAGAGATCTGCAAAACCTGGAGAAAGTTATAGAACAACTTAATTCGCAGATCGATGATATGAGGCACTTAGAGCAAAGCGACAAGGAGCTTCAAGCGATCATCCACAAGTATGAACCAGAGCACAAGCAGTACATATCAAACGAGCAGCTTGCTATGCAGCTTGAAGAGAAAGATGCTCAGGTTAGCAAGCTGCAAAGCGAGATAGATGGCACAGTAAAGCAGCTTGAAGAAATCAATGCCCAGCTTGAGAAGGCTACAAAGACCTGGAACAGACAGGATCTCGAGGACGCGGAGTTGAAGATAGAAAAGCTCAATGCCGATATATCAAGCCTTAGGACTCAAAAGGCTAACAACCTCAAACAGATTTCTAACCTTGAACAGGAACTGTCTGATTATCAGGAGAAGAGCAGAGAGTACGATAGAGCTCAACAAGATATACAGAAGTTCGAAAAGATAAAGCAGATACTACAGCATATTCGAAATACTATCAAATCTGCACAGGAACCCATAGCTAAGTCTCTGATATACGGCATATCGCTTGAAGCTCGCAATATATTCTGCGAGATTATGGGAGATCACTCTCAGAGGCTGGAGTGGACAGACGACTATGAGATCAGATTGGAGAGGGGCTCGGAGAGGTTGACCTTCCAGCAGATGTCTGGTGGAGAGCAGATGAGCGCGGCACTAGCCGTCAGACTTGCGCTTCTCAAGAGGCTCTCAGAGATTAATATTGCATTTCTGGATGAACCCACCCAGAACATGGACACCACCCGCAGGATGAACCTCGCAGATCAGGTGGTAAGCCTCAAAGGCTTTGAACAGCTCTTTGTTATCTCTCATGATGACACCTTTGAGCAGAAGATGGACAGAGCCATCATCGTAAGCAAGCGACATGGAATCAGCCAGGTGACCTATTCGTAGGCCAAGCCCTGAGGAGTTACCATGCTTCATTCCACCAAGATAGCTAAAGCGCTCGAAGAGAAGATTCAACAATTCAGAGACTACGATGTCGGCATTCGCGATGAGATGTCCGTCTATAGCAACGCATTTGATAAGCTTGAGACACTCACATACAGCGAGATCCTAGACTTGGTGGAATTACCAGCAGGGGCCTTGCCCTCCAGAGAGTGGAAGGAGAACAGAAGTCTTATTTATCGCTTCGATCAGGAATTCCACAACCACGAAGAGGCCAGGGCATACGCATCGCAAATACTATTCGACAGAACAACGTTCTCAGTCGATGGGAGTCAGATTCAGCCTGTACCCGATATTTCCATCCCTGTAGCTGCGGTGCAGGTCGGATGGTTTGAGAACCCTCATAACCCATCCAAGAATTATGTTAAAGACATCAAGATAGATATTCTGCCCCCAGAAGACATATTCATAGATCGCAATGGTGTCTCCGTTTTCTCTGATCAAACAGTCAGTCAGCGGAGGTTTCAGCTGGAGATCGAAGTACTTTGTGACTGGATGGAAAAAGTAGAGGGTATGCAACCCACACCAATAGCCTTCCTTGATGGCTCGCTTATCCTCTCCTTTACTGAGAGGCTGGATCAAGCACAGAGGGAAATATACCTAAAGCTTATCTTACATCTATTGGAAACTTCATACAGAACCAAGATACCAGTAGTAGGATACGTATCTGAAAGCCGAGCTAGAGATCTTATGACGTTGCTAGCTCAGATCGAGAAGATAAAACACAAGCCACACACTTTGAGCGATGCTATGATCCTGTATAACAGGATGCGATGGGGAGACAGAACTCCCGTCTGGATTTGCAATCGGCACGGAATCTTGACAGATTATAGAGATAAGAGCACTGATACCTACTGGGGAGATCAAATCTGCTTTTTCTACCTCAAGACATCCGAGCAGAACGTACCATCAAGGGTAGAGATTCCGAGATGGGTAGTAGAGGAAGGTATGACAGAAGAAGTAGCTCAGATAGTAAGAGCAGAGACTATAGTCGGGAACGGCTATCCCTATGTCATAGAAACCGCTGATGCACTTGCAGTGCTCAGCAGCGAAGATAGGATCAGGTTCTACCAGATCTTTGAATCTTTCGCTGATAAAAATAACATCAAACTGAGGATAGCTAGCAAGATCCAGAGCAAGATGAGAAGAAGGCAATGATAGATGGGTAAGACCATAGGCAAGATAATAAGTAGCGCATCTCAAATAGAGTATATCTGCCAGGTTTATGGTAAAGGCGAGGTTGCAAATCCTCCGACGCCGGAAGACTACAGATTCGGGGCTTGGGTCAAAGTGCCGGTCGGCTCTCTTCCCGACACCTATGCAGTCGGGGTTATTAGCGATACGCAGCTACACAACCCAGATTACGGAGTCTTTGGGCCAAGATTATCCACTCCGGAGCAGCTCGAGGTATTCTCACCGGACTATCTCAATGAAACTGCAGTGTTGGTGAGGGTACTAGTGCTAGGACAAGTATCTGGTGGCAAAAAGACCGCCGTTGGGTTTTGTTACGTCCACCCTGAGATAGGCGCTCTTGTCAGCCGGATGGAAAACGAGGAAATAGCAGCCTTTCATAGAGGAGAGGATGGCTTTGATATAGGCTACTACATCTTGATGCTCTCTATGAGGTCCCCACTGGCACAAGCCCTACTTATGTCTGTACTCGATGACTTGGCAGATGTAATTCCAGATGCAGGACCCATACTGAACGCGCTCAGAGCTAATCTTGCATGGCAGTCGCAGATTAGGATGGCAGCAGGGGAGAGGTAGGATGATAACAAAGCAGGAAGTATTACCTGTAGGCATAGCCAAAGGTCCGGGAGAAAGCCCGCACGAATATACCTTCATAAGCCCAGATCATAGCCAACAGCTGAAAAACGGCGAGTTCGTTTACTACTACATGGATATAGATGGATACCCTCACAAGATCATAGGACAGGTCGTATCCAGAGAGCCAGTCAAGCTATTCCCGGATGCGTTCCTTTCCGATCCTCTCATCAAGCCTGCAGACATAGCCAGGACTATAGGCTACAAGGATCAGAACAGCGAGCTCTTTGAGATAGGGGTAGCAGTACTGGGATACTACGATGAACAGTTTGGGGCATTCGTTAACCCAAGGATACCTCCAAGCTGCGGTAAGCCTATCTATCTAGCAGAGGATGAGCTCCTTAGAAATACACTTAGTAAAAAGAAGATGGGAGAGAGAGGCAGCGCCCACATAGGTTCGCTCCTTAGCAGGACTAGCGATGCCGTACCCATAGTCCTTGATGTTAAGGAGTTCACGAGCACCCACATGGCTATCATAGCTAGCACAGGGGCAGGCAAAAGCTATCTAGCCGGTGTGATCGTTGAGGAGCTGATGAGCCCTGCAAATAAAGGCTGCGTATTGATCATAGATCCACATGCCGAGTATGAGACCTTAACAGAGCTGCCCAACGTAGAGCAGCTTAGGGAGAAAAATAGCACAACTGACTACAGACCTAGAACCCGTATCTTCCCTCCCAAGCACATAAAAGTCAAACTATCGTCGCTTGAGTTTTCAGATTTCCGATACCTCTTGCCAAACACATCCGACAGAATGGAGCATATCCTGAGAGAGGCTCACAAACGCCTCGTGAATGACAGGGATAATTCCAACTGGGGGAAAGATGAGCTCCAGGTCGCTATCAGGCAGGTGGCAGAAGATCTAGAGAGCTCC includes these proteins:
- a CDS encoding AAA family ATPase; the protein is MKILKLHLTNIKSYDNTTIEFEPGTNSIHGENGAGKTTILEAIGWALFDFLPYSQDEFLREGAKYGTVSVTFVPPDGREYQVIRQIKKSPPWYVLDLETGYRVAEGSADVKEWLKKVMGLQDEMDLGEIFENAVGVPQGALYAPFLMTSSKRKDTFNAMLHLEEYKTAFDNLRETDRYIQDQLLALGNRQETLKVFRDRIPELEEKIHGLANENNRIDDELRACENDLASVREIKRQLEQKQKQIEALEGEHRRHEERINSLRDHLAKARQDLERSKQARDILLRTREGHLAYERAVQERRELEPQLETYRQLCQNLQLRQSDRNHLNAEIKEKQAELNNALSAQEILPRLQSKVDELRKIQKEHQQLTIEVSQLRALETRHADITQKLSSLDAELKSCKQTIQVIEQKRPLAEKLPALRKEYDSVQSQLSAAEGAKEKLNDLRKKYSSIEKEIVTLSAEITKLESEISSIELLQKESANLLQLRNRKNLLQERQKEMEIKISKLEQRLELDVPYCPLNRDDCLHIQQGERSCDLLSQQIQEAKSELETIIQDLQSTEQSIQHAEAAQAKLFEAEKAKAAYDPKLYNLQIRQQEKATLEKDLRELINQVEQIPSLQSSFEHIKSEVEAAEQADKEFHKLPVIEEKISNLTRQIEELREEQKQITEQIKDLSSKKQLVDKLEKRLQDKDTFEEKLTKAKLLVEHLPETRASLESLKRDLQNLEKVIEQLNSQIDDMRHLEQSDKELQAIIHKYEPEHKQYISNEQLAMQLEEKDAQVSKLQSEIDGTVKQLEEINAQLEKATKTWNRQDLEDAELKIEKLNADISSLRTQKANNLKQISNLEQELSDYQEKSREYDRAQQDIQKFEKIKQILQHIRNTIKSAQEPIAKSLIYGISLEARNIFCEIMGDHSQRLEWTDDYEIRLERGSERLTFQQMSGGEQMSAALAVRLALLKRLSEINIAFLDEPTQNMDTTRRMNLADQVVSLKGFEQLFVISHDDTFEQKMDRAIIVSKRHGISQVTYS
- a CDS encoding ATP-binding protein; amino-acid sequence: MITKQEVLPVGIAKGPGESPHEYTFISPDHSQQLKNGEFVYYYMDIDGYPHKIIGQVVSREPVKLFPDAFLSDPLIKPADIARTIGYKDQNSELFEIGVAVLGYYDEQFGAFVNPRIPPSCGKPIYLAEDELLRNTLSKKKMGERGSAHIGSLLSRTSDAVPIVLDVKEFTSTHMAIIASTGAGKSYLAGVIVEELMSPANKGCVLIIDPHAEYETLTELPNVEQLREKNSTTDYRPRTRIFPPKHIKVKLSSLEFSDFRYLLPNTSDRMEHILREAHKRLVNDRDNSNWGKDELQVAIRQVAEDLESSQSGSSDYSSTAEALCWRIDHIFGQSNFTKSEHLDLKEILKPGQCTIIQLNNIDEKQQQVIVSTLLRRIYRSRQRTMRRENKPLDEDYIPYPVFILIEEAHHYAPASGDAVSTGILKQILAEGRKFGVGVGLISQRPGKLDSDVLSQCMTQFIMKVVNPIDQNSIASSVESASREILRELPSLSKGQVIVTGNSLNAPVLCRVRTRYTSHGGQSIDAPDEWNRWYEPDSIGLRRAEESVFVPNGKKGRNSLF
- a CDS encoding DNA double-strand break repair nuclease NurA, producing MLHSTKIAKALEEKIQQFRDYDVGIRDEMSVYSNAFDKLETLTYSEILDLVELPAGALPSREWKENRSLIYRFDQEFHNHEEARAYASQILFDRTTFSVDGSQIQPVPDISIPVAAVQVGWFENPHNPSKNYVKDIKIDILPPEDIFIDRNGVSVFSDQTVSQRRFQLEIEVLCDWMEKVEGMQPTPIAFLDGSLILSFTERLDQAQREIYLKLILHLLETSYRTKIPVVGYVSESRARDLMTLLAQIEKIKHKPHTLSDAMILYNRMRWGDRTPVWICNRHGILTDYRDKSTDTYWGDQICFFYLKTSEQNVPSRVEIPRWVVEEGMTEEVAQIVRAETIVGNGYPYVIETADALAVLSSEDRIRFYQIFESFADKNNIKLRIASKIQSKMRRRQ